One Actinomycetospora corticicola genomic window, CCCGGCCTCCCAGGTGTTCTCGGCGACGCGGCCGAGCTTGTAGGCCGCCCGGTGCGTGCGGTCGAGGCCCCAGCGCACGCCGGCGCGGGCGACGAGGACCCGCAGCCGTTCGAGGTCGTCGGCGTCGAACCGGAAGCGGCGCCGGACGGGCTCGCTCTCCGCGAGGTCGAGCAGCTCGCTCGCGGTGAGCCGCGCGTCCGCGAGGTCGAGCACCGTGCCGAGCACCCCGAGCACGGGGTTGACCTGGGTGAGCGCGCGGTCGGCGACGCGCACCTGCAGCCGGTGGCCGGGGTGGGCCGTGCCGGCGTCGTCCCCGCCGAACGCGGCGGTGATCAGCGGCGCGAACGTCTCGACGTCGGGGCACATGACGACGATGTCGCGCGGCTCCAACGTCGGGTCGTCGGCGAGCAGGCCCAGGACCGCCTCGCGCAGCACCTCGACCTGCCGGTCGGGCCCGTGGCAGGAGTGGACGACCACGCTCTCGTCGGGCGCCAGGTCGATCGCCGCGGGCGCCCGGTCGTGGCGCAGATCGTCCTGCAGCTGCTCGAGCAGCGTCGCCGGGGCCGCTCCCGACGCCGGGTGGTGCACCTCGTGCGCGTCGGCCGGCAGCCGCAGCTGCAGCTCCCGGGCGTCGCGGGCCAGGGACCGCAGCAGGGGGTGGGCCGCGACGTCGGCGGTCGGGTCCTCCCGGCGGCGTTCGACGGGCCCGGCCCCACGGACCGCCGCCCAGAGCGCGGGCGAGGGATGGGGCAGCCAGACGTGCACCTCCCGCCCGTCCGCGAGCGCCGCCAGGACCGTGAGCTCGGTGGTGGACAGCCGGGTGGGTCCGAACACCGACACGCGCGCCGGGAGCTCCGCGGCGGTCACCCGGCCGGGCAGCGTCTCCGCCGGGTTCGGCTCACCCAGCCGCTCGCGCAGCCGGCGCAGCAGCTCGGGCTGCCACCGGAGGTCGGCCGGGACGTCCTCGTCGTCCTTCGCCGCCCACGCCCGCACCATGGCGGGCCGGTCCTCGGCGTAGGCGTCGAACAGCCGCGCGAGGTGGCGCGCCGCGGCGAAGCGCCGGCCCGCGCGCGTGCCGGTGCGCTCGCCCACCACCCCGAGGTAGGTGTCGAGCGGCGCCAGCCACGGCTCGCCCGCACAGGCGTCGATCGTCTCCAGCAACGGCCAGACCAGCCGCTCCGGGCGCCACGACCCGTCGTCGGGAAGGCCCCGGGCGAGGCGCACGAGCTCGCGGGGCGACGGGAAGCGCACGTTCGCGCAGACCCCGTCCTGCGCCGCGCCGGCGCCGAGGTGGTGGGAGAGCCGCTGCGCGAGCCACCGCTCGACCCCGCGCGTGGGCACGGCCACGACCTCCGGGGCGAACGGGTCCTCCGGCGGCGTGACCAGGACGTCCGCCAGCGCCTCCGCGAGGGTGTCCGCCCGTTCGGCGCGGTGGACGTGGAGCGCCATGCCCCGGCACGCTAGCCGCGCCCCCCGACAGCCTCGATCACCCCCGGCGTCGGACCGGTCGGACGGTCGTCAAGGGCAGCCGGAGGACACCTTCACCCGCCACCAGCCGGCGAGGCGCCCCACGAGGCCGAGCACGGGCGTCACCTGCCAGCGGCAGCAGCCGGGCAGGCCGAGGTCGTCGGTGGTGAGCCGGACGCCGCGGTGCGCGTCGGGGTCGTCGAACATCCGCTCGAGCAGCGCGCGGTTCGCCGCGTGGCGCTCCCGCCGGGCGAGCACCGCCCCGCGGACGGCGTCCAGGGACGCCACCAGGTCGTCGCGGACCCGCTCCAGCTCGCCCAGGTCGAGCAGCCGCGGGCGCTCGGCCACCGGGACGACCGCCGCGGCCGCGAGCACCTCGGGCGCCCAGTCGGCCTCGAGGACCCGGCGCAGCCGTTCCTGCAGCTCCGCGACCTGCTCGCGCATCCCTCGTCGCGACGCCGGGGTCTCCGGCGCATCGAGGATCGCGAGCGCCAGATCCGGGCGTGGTTCGGTGGACGTCACCGGCGCCTCCCCCTCCGACGTGAACACGCGCCAGAGTGTGCGCGCCGCGCCGCCCGGACGCCAGGTCAGGTCGGGGTCACGTCCCTGCCAGGTAGTTCGCCGCGCGCCACACCGCCTCGCTGACCTCCCAGCTCGCCATCCCCGGCACCCGGACGGCGTAGAGCACCACCTCGCGGGTCCGGGCCCCCGCCGCGAGGCGCCGGGGCGGGTCCCCGACGACGGGTGCGACCGGCCCGCGCGCGTCGGCCACGACGAGGTCGCCCGCCGTGGTCGGGGTGCCGTCGCGGTAGGGCTCGCCGCGGCTGACGGTGAGCCGCCACGGCCCGCTCGTCGCCGCCGCGTCCAGCGCCGTCAACGGCACCCCGACCTCGGCGAGCACCGCCAGTCGCACGTCGTCGACCGCATGGGTGGACTGCAGCGCGCCGGTCACCACCACCTCACGGGCGTCGCGCTCCAGCGCGGTGGGCGGGACGGTCGGGTCCAGTCCGGTCTGGCGCTCGAAGGTCGGGTAGGCGACGTCGAGGAGCCGGCCGCCCCGCTCCCGGATGCGCTCCGCGGCGTGGAAGGACCCGGAGAGCCGTCCCAGCCGGGCCCGTCCGGCGGGGCCCGCCGCCCGGACCGGGGTCACGACCGCGGTCCACAGCTCCAGCGCCCCGAACTCGACGAGCAACGCCGGGTCGACCGCACCGGCGACGACGTCAGCCACGGGGCCAGGATGGGGCCATGAGCGACTGGAACCAGCAGGTCATCGAGGAGTTCCGTTCCCACGGCGGACGGGTCGGCGGGCAGTTCGAGGGGGCCCCGCTGCTCCTGCTGCACCACGTGGGGCGCCGCAGCGGCGCGGACCGCCTCAGCCCGATGATGTACCAGCAGGTCGGTGACGCGTTCGCGGTCTTCGCCTCCAAGGCCGGCGCGCCGGACAACCCCGACTGGTACCACAACCTGCTCGCGCAGCCCGAGGTCTCGATCGAGGTCGGGGACGGCGAGAGCATCGACACCGTGCCGGTCCGGGCCCGCGAGCTGCCCGCCGAGGAGCGCGAACCGGTCTGGGAGACCCAGAAGCAGCGCTACCCCGGTTTCGCCGACTACGAGGCGAGGACGACCCGGACGATCCCCGTGCTGCTGCTCGAACGGCGCTGATCGTCCCCACCTGGGGTTTTCGTCCCCCCGGTCGAGCGAGGAACGGCCCACCCGGCCCCTTCGGCGACGACGGGCGTGGCTACCGTGGCCACGCCCGGTCGTCGCGGAGGAAGGAGTCGCACCATCGCCTCCCGTCACTCCGCCCGGTCCACCCGCGAGCGCACCCTGCGCTCCCCGGCCCGTCCGCTCGCGGTCGAGCCCCGCCCCGGGGCCCGTCCGGCTCCGCGCCGGCGACCCGCCGACGCCGGGGTCCGCCGCCCCTCCCCGTCCCGCCGTCCGGCCACCCCGGGGAACCGGCCCCCGACGACGGGTCGCGCCACCACGGCCCGTCCGGCGCCGCGGCGCACCCTGCCGGTCGCGCTCGCCGCGGTCGCGGTGCTGCTGGCGATGGGCACCGTGCTCCTGCTGTTCGTCGAGCGGCGGACGGCGGACGCGGTCCCCGCGGCGATGACCTCCGCCCCCGCGGCCCCGGCCGCCACCGCGCCGCCGGCGTCCCCCGCCCCCGCCGTCGTGACCCCCGCGGAACTCGCCCGGTGCCCCGCCACCGCGACCGCCTGTGTCGACCTGGTGGCCCGCCGGGCGTGGCTGCAGCACGACGGGAAGGTCACCGTCGGGCCGGTGCCGATGCTCCCCGGCGCCGAGACCTTCCTCCGCCCGCCCGGTCCGACGTCGTCGGCCACGCCGACCGGCTCCTTCCACGTGCTGTGGAAGGACGCGGACGCGTTCAGCTCCGAGTTCGACGAGCCGATGCACCACGCCGTCTACTTCGCGGCGGGCGGGATCGCCTTCCACGAGGGCAGCCTGACGACGTCCTCCAACGGCTGCATCCACCTCTCCGCCGCCGACGCGGCGACGTTCTTCGCCCACCTGCGTCCCGGCGACGGGGTCACCGTCTTCTAGGGCCGTGGGAGAAGGTCTCGGCGGTGCCGTCCGCCCACACCACCAGGCCGGTGCGCCCCACCCGGCGTCGCAGCCAGGCGAGGGCGTCCGTCCCCAGGGCGAAGGCCGCCGTCGCGTCGACGTCGGCGTCGGTGAGGGAGGCGGCCAGCACGGTGACGCCCGCGATGCCCTCGGGAGCCGAGCCCGTGCGGGCGTCGACCAGGTGGGCGCCGCGGTGGGCGGTGCCCGAGGAGGCGACGGCGCCGTCGGTCAGCGGGACCGTGGCGACCAGGCGGGTCGGGTCGCGCGGGTCCTCGATGCCGATCCGCCACGGCTCCCCCGCCGACCAGCCCACCAGGTCCCCGCCCGCGGAGAGGCAGACGTCGGTGTCCGGGAGGGCGCGCAGGGCCGCGGCCGCCCGCTGCGTCGCCCAGCCCTTGACGACGCCGCTCGGGTCGAGCGTGCCGTCGCGCCACACGGAGAACGCGCCGTCGGTGGCACGGTTCGCTCGGGCAGCGATCGCGAGCACCTCGTGCACGTCGGCGGGGGCGTCGTCGAGGGCCAGCGAGCCGGCGTTGACGCGGCTCACCACGGAGTCCGGCCGGTAGGTGCTGAAGACGCGGTCGGCGACGCGGAGCGCGTCGAGGACCGCCGCCCACGCCGCGTCGGCCTCCGGCCCGTGGGTGTGCCGCCCGCGGAGCGCGAGGCTGATCGGCATGCCCATGACGTGCTCGACGCGGCGGGTGACCGGCTCCGTGGCGGTGGTCATGCGAGACCGGCCTGGTCGAGGGCGCTCTGCAGGGACGTCACGTAGCCCTCGGAGGTGTAGGTCGCGCCGCTGACCATGTCGATCTGCGTGCTCTGGGCCTGCAGCGTCTCGCTCACGAGGGTCGGGACCGCGTCGGCGTTGATCTCGCGGTCGCGGCCGTTGCCGTCGGGCTCCTGGATCACGTCGACCGCGGTGATCCGCCCGCTCGCCACGGTGACGCGGACCTGGACCGGGCCCCAGCGGGTGTCGGCGGCCGCCCCGGTGACGGTGCCGGTGTAGGTGCTGGTGGTCGCCCTCGCGGGGGCGGCGGCGGTGGTGCCCGTCGTCGGGGTGGTGGCGGTCTCGGCGGCCGTCGAGGACGAGGTGGAGGTCCGGTAGGAGAACAGCAGTGCGACGGTGCTGATCGTGGTCAGGCCCCACAGGGCGATGCGCCGGGCGCCACGGTCGAAGCGCAGGGGAGGCACGCTCACCATCCGAAGGTCTCGGTGTGGATGCGGTCGGCGGGCACGCCGGCCGCGCGGAGGGTCCCGACGACGAGGCGGGTCCACGGCTCGGGGCCGCAGACGTAGGTCTCGCGCTCCGCGACGTCGGGGACGCGGGCGCGCAGGGCCGTGAGGTCGTCGACGTCGCCGACGCCCGCACCGAGCCAGGAGTCGTGCGCCCGGCGCGGGCCGGGCAGGGGGACGAGGCCGAACCCGCGTTCGGCGGCCAGCACGGCGAACTCGCGGGCGAAGACCGGGACGCCGGTGAAGCGGTGCAGGACCACGACGTCACCGGTCAGCTCCTCCGCCAGGGCCCGCATCGGGGTGATGCCGATCCCGGCGCCGATCAGGGCGACCTTCGAGGCGGTGCGGGCCCGGTCGGTCAGCCGACCGTAGGGACCCTCGACGAGCACCCGCGTGCCGGGACGCAGGGCCGGCACGCGGGCACTGCCGTCCCCGAGGTCCTTCACGGTGATCCGCAGGCTCCGACCGTCGGGGGCCGCCGAGAGCGAGTACGGGTGCGCCCGGGTCCAGCCGGTGCCGCTGAGGAAGCGCCAGGTGAGGAACTGCCCGGCGCGCACCCGCAGCCCGTCGAGGTGCCGGCCGGCGAGGTACACCGAGGTGCAGCCGTCGCCCTCCTCCACCACGGAGGTCACGACGAGGCGGTGGCGCAGGCTGCGCTGCAGTGGCAGGGCGACGCGCCAGAGCAGGACCGCGCCCGCGGCCAGCGCCCACAGGCTCCACCAGAAGACGCTGCGGGCGGTGGACGCCCCGAGCTCCTGCCCGGTCCAGAGCTGGTGGGGCAGGGCGAGCCCGACGCCGAGGTAGGCGTAGAGGTGCAGGAGGTGCCACGACTCGTAGCGCAGCGCCGCCCGCGCCGCCCGCACGCTCGTGACGACCACCAGCACCAGGCACACGGTCCCGGCCGCTGCGAGCAGCATGCCCGGGTAGGAGACGGTGAGGTCCCACAGCTCACCGGGTGCCGCGACCAGGTCCCCGGCCGCGTAGCCCCAGGTGATGAGCCCGACGTGGGCGAGCATGCCGGTGAACGACGTGAACCCGACGAGCCGGTGGATCGTGGCGAGTCGGTCCTGCCCGAAGGCCCGCTCGAGCAGGGGCACCCGGGCCATCAGCAGGACCTGCACCAGGAGCAGCACCGAGGCCAGCAGACCCGTGAGTCGGCCCAGCGAGGTGAGCCCCGTGGCCCACCCGCCGAGGTCGCTCAGGCCGCCGCCGGTGGCCCACCAGGACGTGACCAGTGCCAGCGCGGCGCACAGGGTCGCCTCGGCGGCGGTGCGGATGCGGCGGTCCACGACGGCGGGTGCGGAGCCCGGGCGGGACGGGGCGGCGTGCCGGGTCGGCCGGTGTGCGAGGGCGGTCATGCGCCCGTGACGCCGACGGCGCCGGGCTGCACGGCGCCGGGCTGGACCGGGGCGGCCGGCTGACCGGGTGCGGGGACCGCGGGCTGACCCGGCTGCGCAGGCGCCGTGGGCTGACCGGGCTGCACGGGGGCCGCGGGCTGACCGGGCTGCCGGTCCCCGCGCCCGCCGTCGGGACCCCGCCGTCCCTCGCCGTCCCGCCCCTCGCCACGGCCGTCCCGGTCGCCGCCGCCGTGCCGGTGCCCACCGATCCCCGGGCGGTCGTGCCCGGGGCCCCCGACGGCGAGGCCGGCCGCGAAGCCACCGCCCGCGAGGACCAGGGCCGCGACGACCGCCGCGACCACGAGGCCCGCACGCCCGAACCGTCGACGGGGCCGGTCCGGGGTGGCAACGGCCGTGGGCGCCTCCGCCGGGCTCTCCGCGGCGGTCGCCGACCCGTCGTCGGGACCCTCGGACCCCGGCTCCCAGCGCGACCCGCTCGCCACCGTCGGCTCGTCGGCCGGACGCTCGTCGTCGGGACGCCCCTGCTCGGGTCGCTCGTCGGCCACCGGGATCACCTCTCGTGGGACGTGACCGGCCCACGGCGGGTCGATCAGGTGCCACCCACGGTCGTGTCCTGCGGTGAAGCGTCGACGTGGTCCGCTTCGGAGTCGGGTAAGAGCCGGTCGGCCGCGACCGTGAAGCCGACCAGCGCGCCGCCGCCCGCGGGGGCGGTCACGAACGCCGCGCCGCCGTGGCGGTCGGCGACGTCGCGCACGATCGCGAGGCCGAGCCCGGAGCCGGGGAGCCCGCGGGCGGCCGGGGCGCGGTAGAAGCGGTCGAAGACGCGCTCGACGTCGGCCACGTCGATGCCCGGTCCGTGGTCGCGCACGGTGACACCGCCGGCGTGGACCCGCAGCTCCAGCGGCGTGTCCGAGGCGTCGAACTTCGCCGCGTTCTCCAGCAGGTTCCCCACCGCCCGCTCCAGCGCGCCGGGATGGCCGCGGACCACCGAACCGTCGGCGTCCACGACGACCTCCCGGCCGGTGCGCCGCCCGACCCGCGCGGCGGCCCGGCGGACCACCGCGTCGAGGTCGACCGGCTCCTCGGGCTCGTCGGCGTCGCCGCCGGAGAGCGCGAGCTCGACGAGCTCGTCGACGAGGTGGGAGAGCTCCCGGGTCTCGCCCTGGACGTCGGCGAGCAGCCGCTCACGGGCCTCCGGCGAGAGCTCGGCGAACCGCCGGAGGACGCTCGCGTTGGTCCGCAGGCTGGTCAGCGGGGTGCGCAGCTCGTGCGCGGCGTCCTGCACCAGCCGGTCCTGCGCCTCGCGGGAGGCCGCGAGGCGCCCGACCATCGTGGCGAACGAGGCGGACAGTCGCCCCACCTCGTCGCGTCCCTCCACCGGCATCTCGGCCGTCGTCCCGCCGCGGGTGGTGACCTGCTCGGCGAGCTCCGTCAGCCGTTCCAGACGACGGGTGATGCGGCCCGCGACCAGCCACCCGGCCCCGGCCGCGACGACCAGCACGACGAGCGTGACCAGCGCGATCTCGTTCGCCATCCCGCGCAGCACCCGGTGGCTGAGGTCCACGTCCATCGCCACCTGCCAGGCGCCCCGGCCGCCGCCCTCGGAGGTGGTGAGCACCCGGTAGGTGTCGAAACCGACGGTGGTCTCGACCGTGTTCGTCACGCCCGCCACGGA contains:
- a CDS encoding FAD:protein FMN transferase; this encodes MTTATEPVTRRVEHVMGMPISLALRGRHTHGPEADAAWAAVLDALRVADRVFSTYRPDSVVSRVNAGSLALDDAPADVHEVLAIAARANRATDGAFSVWRDGTLDPSGVVKGWATQRAAAALRALPDTDVCLSAGGDLVGWSAGEPWRIGIEDPRDPTRLVATVPLTDGAVASSGTAHRGAHLVDARTGSAPEGIAGVTVLAASLTDADVDATAAFALGTDALAWLRRRVGRTGLVVWADGTAETFSHGPRRR
- a CDS encoding nitroreductase family deazaflavin-dependent oxidoreductase, whose product is MSDWNQQVIEEFRSHGGRVGGQFEGAPLLLLHHVGRRSGADRLSPMMYQQVGDAFAVFASKAGAPDNPDWYHNLLAQPEVSIEVGDGESIDTVPVRARELPAEEREPVWETQKQRYPGFADYEARTTRTIPVLLLERR
- a CDS encoding FMN-binding protein yields the protein MVSVPPLRFDRGARRIALWGLTTISTVALLFSYRTSTSSSTAAETATTPTTGTTAAAPARATTSTYTGTVTGAAADTRWGPVQVRVTVASGRITAVDVIQEPDGNGRDREINADAVPTLVSETLQAQSTQIDMVSGATYTSEGYVTSLQSALDQAGLA
- a CDS encoding ATP-binding protein translates to MSLRLRFALAFALVSVVVAGVVGVLSYHAAAERITQATDTTLAAATTAVADGQTGVLAPIAPPRTDDDDGGPRRGPGRGDDRGRLQELVGRSIAPDGTATFLGGRDVPIPVTDTARALAATSVAGVTNTVETTVGFDTYRVLTTSEGGGRGAWQVAMDVDLSHRVLRGMANEIALVTLVVLVVAAGAGWLVAGRITRRLERLTELAEQVTTRGGTTAEMPVEGRDEVGRLSASFATMVGRLAASREAQDRLVQDAAHELRTPLTSLRTNASVLRRFAELSPEARERLLADVQGETRELSHLVDELVELALSGGDADEPEEPVDLDAVVRRAAARVGRRTGREVVVDADGSVVRGHPGALERAVGNLLENAAKFDASDTPLELRVHAGGVTVRDHGPGIDVADVERVFDRFYRAPAARGLPGSGLGLAIVRDVADRHGGAAFVTAPAGGGALVGFTVAADRLLPDSEADHVDASPQDTTVGGT
- a CDS encoding L,D-transpeptidase; amino-acid sequence: MATVATPGRRGGRSRTIASRHSARSTRERTLRSPARPLAVEPRPGARPAPRRRPADAGVRRPSPSRRPATPGNRPPTTGRATTARPAPRRTLPVALAAVAVLLAMGTVLLLFVERRTADAVPAAMTSAPAAPAATAPPASPAPAVVTPAELARCPATATACVDLVARRAWLQHDGKVTVGPVPMLPGAETFLRPPGPTSSATPTGSFHVLWKDADAFSSEFDEPMHHAVYFAAGGIAFHEGSLTTSSNGCIHLSAADAATFFAHLRPGDGVTVF
- a CDS encoding ferredoxin reductase family protein, which produces MTALAHRPTRHAAPSRPGSAPAVVDRRIRTAAEATLCAALALVTSWWATGGGLSDLGGWATGLTSLGRLTGLLASVLLLVQVLLMARVPLLERAFGQDRLATIHRLVGFTSFTGMLAHVGLITWGYAAGDLVAAPGELWDLTVSYPGMLLAAAGTVCLVLVVVTSVRAARAALRYESWHLLHLYAYLGVGLALPHQLWTGQELGASTARSVFWWSLWALAAGAVLLWRVALPLQRSLRHRLVVTSVVEEGDGCTSVYLAGRHLDGLRVRAGQFLTWRFLSGTGWTRAHPYSLSAAPDGRSLRITVKDLGDGSARVPALRPGTRVLVEGPYGRLTDRARTASKVALIGAGIGITPMRALAEELTGDVVVLHRFTGVPVFAREFAVLAAERGFGLVPLPGPRRAHDSWLGAGVGDVDDLTALRARVPDVAERETYVCGPEPWTRLVVGTLRAAGVPADRIHTETFGW